From Anaerotignum faecicola:
TCATCTCCCGCAGGGAAGGTGTTTCTTCCTTTATAAAAAGTCTGCACAGCTCCTGCAGCGCAAAATACGCCTCTGTTTCGCTCCATTGCCTGTCGATGTAATATTTCTCCCCTGCCAGACCATATAGCATCCGCAGTCCGTCGAAATATCCTAGCTGCAATAGCCTTCTGCTCTGCGCCGCATCAAACTGCAATACGCCGCCAAGTCTTTCTCTCGGCGCAACTGTAATGATATTCGCATCTTCGGGAATCCGCGTCCGTTTTTCAAAGCCCACGCCGAAAATCCGAATCACGATAATATCCCGATAGCCGCGTTCCAGTAAGCTGCTGATTGGCACAAGATTATGCACACTCCCGTCTACATAATCCTTACCGTCCAGCTTTTTCCGCTGAAATAGCGGCACATACGCACTCGCCAGCAGCATATCCCGCAGCTTGCCTTCCTCCAGCTCGTCCGCATCAATGTCCAGTTCCCTTTTGTCCGTCAGAGAATATGTCACAAGAAACAGCTTTTTCGGCGAGCTTCTGATTTTTTCTTCATCCACCCATTCCGCAATCAGCCTCCGAAGCGGTTCAATATCCAGACCGCCCTCGTGGATGGCTTCCATCGCATCCTTGAAAAGCGTCCGGAAATCCACCTCCGAAAGCTTATGGTCATAAAGCTTCTTCAGCTGCACATCATCCGCATCAAATACCTGCGAAAAGCGAATGTTTTCCCAGAGCCGCAGCGCCTGCTCCAGTTCTCCCATCACCATCATCGCCCCGTTCAGTGCGCCGACAGAGGTGCCTGCCACCGCATCAAAGCGCACACCGGCCTCGTCCAATGCCCTCCAGACACCGACCTCATACGCACCCTTCGCGCCGCCGCCCTCCAAGGCAATGGCGTATGTCTTCGATGTATCCAATCGCAGCTTCATTTCGTCACCTCAGCTTATTTTTCCAGTTCCGCCAGAGCCGCCTGCATCACCTTGCCTGCAATCGGCGTTGCACTGCCGTAATTGGCATTTTCAATCACAACCGCAACCGCAACCTTCGGATTCTCCGCAGGCGCAAAGCCGATAAACCAGCTATGGTCATAGCCTGTGGCATTTTCCGCCGTACCCGTTTTGCCGGCAACCGTCACGCCATTGATTGCCGCAGCCGTACCCGTGCCGCCGGAAACAACCCCAACCATCATATCCCTGATGGTTGCCGCTTCCGCAGCCGTGCAGATTTCCGTCAGCTTTTCAGGAACGGTGTTTTTTGTTTCCGTCCCATCCGGATAAACCACATGGTCTACAATATATGGCCGCATCATCATGCCGTCATTCGCAAAGGCAGAGGCAAGCATTGCCATATACAGGGGCGTAACTCCCGTTCTGCCCTGCCCGATTGCGGTTTCCACCAGTTCGCTTTCCGTGGCACCCTTCGCCAGATAAATGCTGTTTCGGCTTGTTTCCAGTTCAAAGCGGCTGTCTGCATCCATGCCAACCTGTCGCATGGTCTTCGCCAGCTTGCCCGCACCGATTTCATCCGCCAGTGCCGCAAAATAGCAGTTGCATGAGTAGGCAAGCGCACTTTTCATATCCACCGTGCCATGCACCTTATTATTGTAGCAATGAATCACCTTATCCTGAAAAACTCTTTCCCCCGTACATTCCACCTGAAAGCTCTGCCAATCGGAAAGATACTCCATCCCTGCCAAAGCCGTTACGGTCTTAAATGTCGAGCCGGGCGGATAAAGCCCCTGCGTCGCACGGTTCACCAGTGGACTGTCCGCATCCTCCTTCAGTGTATCCCATTGCGCCTCCACGGTATTCGGGTCAAAGTCGGGATACGCCTGCAAGGCAAGAATCCGCCCCGTCGAAGGCTCCATCACAACAATCGCGCCCTTAGCGCTCCCCAGAAGATTGCCTGCCGTTGTCTGAATATCCATATCCATGGTCAAAGCAACGCTGTTGCCCTGCAGCTCCGTTTTCCGCACCACACTGCTCACGCGCTGAAATAATTCATTATGCAGCTTCATCAGCTCAAAGTTTTCTGCTGCCTCAACGCCGGTTTTCCCGACACTGCTGTAGCCTGTAATATGTGCCGCCATCCGTCCGCGCGGATATTCTCTCTTGTAGGTACCGTCCTCCTGCCTTGTGCTGGTCGCGATGACCTCGCCCTCTCTGTCCAGAATGTCTCCACGCTTGATGGTTTCATCCACATACCGCAGACGGCTGTTGTAGGCGTTGCCGGAAATTTCCTCTCTGTCTACAAAAACCAGCTTCCCCAGATAGCCCAATAGCAGGAAAAAGCATAACGC
This genomic window contains:
- a CDS encoding peptidoglycan D,D-transpeptidase FtsI family protein → MSNMKRSMRRVFWLLALCFFLLLGYLGKLVFVDREEISGNAYNSRLRYVDETIKRGDILDREGEVIATSTRQEDGTYKREYPRGRMAAHITGYSSVGKTGVEAAENFELMKLHNELFQRVSSVVRKTELQGNSVALTMDMDIQTTAGNLLGSAKGAIVVMEPSTGRILALQAYPDFDPNTVEAQWDTLKEDADSPLVNRATQGLYPPGSTFKTVTALAGMEYLSDWQSFQVECTGERVFQDKVIHCYNNKVHGTVDMKSALAYSCNCYFAALADEIGAGKLAKTMRQVGMDADSRFELETSRNSIYLAKGATESELVETAIGQGRTGVTPLYMAMLASAFANDGMMMRPYIVDHVVYPDGTETKNTVPEKLTEICTAAEAATIRDMMVGVVSGGTGTAAAINGVTVAGKTGTAENATGYDHSWFIGFAPAENPKVAVAVVIENANYGSATPIAGKVMQAALAELEK
- a CDS encoding patatin-like phospholipase family protein, whose product is MKLRLDTSKTYAIALEGGGAKGAYEVGVWRALDEAGVRFDAVAGTSVGALNGAMMVMGELEQALRLWENIRFSQVFDADDVQLKKLYDHKLSEVDFRTLFKDAMEAIHEGGLDIEPLRRLIAEWVDEEKIRSSPKKLFLVTYSLTDKRELDIDADELEEGKLRDMLLASAYVPLFQRKKLDGKDYVDGSVHNLVPISSLLERGYRDIIVIRIFGVGFEKRTRIPEDANIITVAPRERLGGVLQFDAAQSRRLLQLGYFDGLRMLYGLAGEKYYIDRQWSETEAYFALQELCRLFIKEETPSLREMNETILPKLAKHLKVKDGGYYDLLTALLERLAERQGISPFRVRTEEMLLLEIAAKMKKK